The following proteins are encoded in a genomic region of Ignavibacteriota bacterium:
- the rplX gene encoding 50S ribosomal protein L24, with protein sequence MNIKKNDMVMIIAGNSKGKTGKVLRVFPEKQRIIVEGVNLVSRHRRPSQTNPQGAITRQEAPIHVSNVMLLDPKSNTPTRVGKAQIIDDKTGKSKFVRRSVASGETID encoded by the coding sequence ATGAATATCAAGAAAAACGACATGGTGATGATCATTGCCGGCAATTCGAAGGGCAAGACCGGCAAGGTGCTGCGTGTGTTCCCCGAAAAGCAGCGGATCATCGTGGAAGGTGTGAATCTCGTGAGCCGTCATCGCCGGCCCTCGCAGACGAACCCTCAGGGCGCCATCACGCGCCAGGAAGCACCCATTCACGTATCCAACGTGATGCTTCTCGATCCAAAGTCGAACACACCGACGCGCGTCGGCAAGGCCCAGATCATCGACGACAAGACGGGCAAAAGCAAGTTCGTGCGCCGAAGCGTCGCC
- the rplN gene encoding 50S ribosomal protein L14 produces MIQEETNLVAADNSGAKRIRCIRVLGGSGRRYATVGDVIVVSVKSAIPGGGVKKGEVSKAVIVRTKKEYRRPDGSYIRFDENAAVLINQNLEPRGTRIFGPVARELREKQFMKIVSLANEVL; encoded by the coding sequence ATGATCCAGGAAGAAACCAATCTCGTCGCAGCCGATAATTCCGGCGCAAAACGTATCCGTTGCATCCGCGTACTCGGCGGTTCAGGCCGTCGCTACGCCACGGTGGGTGATGTGATCGTCGTCTCCGTGAAGTCCGCCATCCCCGGCGGCGGCGTGAAGAAGGGCGAAGTGTCGAAGGCCGTCATCGTGCGCACGAAGAAGGAATACCGCCGTCCGGACGGTTCCTACATCCGCTTCGATGAAAACGCCGCGGTGCTCATCAATCAGAACCTCGAACCGCGCGGTACCCGCATTTTCGGACCGGTCGCCCGCGAACTTCGTGAAAAACAGTTCATGAAAATCGTTTCGCTCGCGAACGAGGTTCTCTGA
- the rpsQ gene encoding 30S ribosomal protein S17, producing MAPETATTTEKRAFRKTRTGIVVSTKMNKTITVSIERQVPHPLYRKYFKKTKKFLAHDEHETAALGDKVLIMETRPLSRHKRWRLVRIVERAR from the coding sequence ATGGCACCCGAGACCGCCACCACGACAGAAAAACGCGCCTTCCGCAAGACGCGGACCGGCATCGTCGTTTCGACGAAAATGAACAAGACGATCACCGTCTCCATCGAGCGCCAGGTGCCGCATCCTCTGTACAGGAAGTACTTCAAGAAAACGAAGAAGTTTCTTGCACACGATGAACACGAAACTGCCGCATTGGGCGACAAGGTACTCATCATGGAGACGCGTCCCCTGAGCCGGCACAAACGCTGGCGCCTGGTTCGAATCGTCGAACGTGCACGCTAA
- the rpmC gene encoding 50S ribosomal protein L29 produces MKATEIRQMPTPELLERLTQEEENLARMRFQVSTSQLTNTAQIRILRRDIARMQTVLSERKSSGEEK; encoded by the coding sequence ATGAAAGCCACAGAAATACGACAAATGCCCACGCCGGAGCTGCTGGAACGCCTCACGCAGGAAGAGGAAAATCTCGCGCGCATGCGTTTCCAGGTCTCCACGAGCCAGCTCACCAACACCGCACAGATCCGTATCCTGCGCCGCGACATCGCGCGCATGCAGACGGTGCTGAGCGAACGGAAAAGCAGCGGAGAAGAGAAGTAA
- the rplP gene encoding 50S ribosomal protein L16: MLMPKRVKFRKAQRGRMSGKAFRGSSIAFGSFGIKALEPGWITSRQIEAARVALNRTMKRDGQVWIRIFPDKPVSKKPLETRMGKGKGAPEFWVAVVKPGRVMFEVGGVTSKLAHEALRLAAHKLPLKTKIVTRPDYVGE; the protein is encoded by the coding sequence ATGTTAATGCCGAAAAGAGTAAAATTCCGCAAGGCGCAGCGCGGCCGCATGAGCGGTAAAGCGTTCCGCGGCTCGAGCATCGCCTTCGGATCATTTGGAATCAAGGCCCTGGAGCCGGGCTGGATCACCAGCCGTCAGATCGAAGCGGCGCGTGTTGCTCTCAACCGCACGATGAAGCGCGACGGACAGGTTTGGATCCGCATTTTCCCCGACAAGCCCGTTTCGAAGAAGCCGCTCGAAACTCGTATGGGAAAAGGTAAGGGCGCGCCCGAATTCTGGGTGGCCGTTGTGAAACCGGGTCGTGTGATGTTCGAGGTGGGCGGCGTGACGTCCAAGCTCGCTCACGAAGCGCTACGCCTCGCGGCGCACAAGCTGCCCCTTAAAACGAAGATCGTCACGCGCCCCGATTACGTCGGCGAATAA
- the rpsC gene encoding 30S ribosomal protein S3 — MGQKTHPVGLRLGIVREWDANWYEERTFASKLEEDLMIRNYIRNRLKKAGISRVVIERTPKRVVLAIHTSRPGVVIGKSGKEIAQLEEELKKVTNKDVKILISEIKRPELDAYLVAENIATQLEGRVSFRRAMKAAITSAMRMGAEGVRVMCAGRLGGAEMSRTEQYKDGRIPLHTLRADIDYAVTTAQTVYGSIGVKVWICKGDVIGNRFAGTATR, encoded by the coding sequence TTGGGTCAGAAGACACATCCGGTCGGTCTCCGATTGGGCATCGTCCGGGAATGGGACGCGAACTGGTACGAAGAGCGCACTTTCGCTTCCAAACTGGAAGAAGATCTCATGATCCGGAATTATATCCGGAATCGCCTCAAGAAGGCGGGCATTTCGCGCGTGGTCATCGAGCGGACGCCGAAGCGCGTCGTACTGGCCATCCACACTTCTCGGCCGGGCGTTGTCATCGGCAAGAGCGGCAAGGAAATCGCGCAGCTTGAGGAAGAACTGAAGAAAGTGACGAATAAGGATGTCAAAATCCTGATCTCCGAGATCAAGCGTCCGGAACTCGATGCCTATCTGGTGGCGGAGAATATCGCCACGCAGCTCGAGGGCCGCGTGTCGTTTCGCCGCGCGATGAAAGCCGCGATTACGTCGGCGATGCGCATGGGCGCCGAAGGCGTGCGTGTCATGTGCGCCGGCCGACTCGGCGGTGCGGAAATGTCGCGCACGGAGCAGTACAAGGACGGGCGCATTCCACTGCACACGCTGCGCGCCGATATCGACTATGCCGTCACCACGGCCCAGACCGTCTACGGCTCGATCGGCGTGAAGGTGTGGATCTGCAAGGGCGACGTGATCGGGAACAGATTTGCCGGGACCGCGACGCGATAA
- the rplV gene encoding 50S ribosomal protein L22, translating into MEARAIKRFIPGSPRKMRLVADLIRGRNVEDAINILHFSPKHASKVCEVTLRSAIANLQNAKDTGRLDPHNVFVKTVMVDGGPMAKRVLPAPMGRAYRVRKRTNHLTIVVSEKE; encoded by the coding sequence TTGGAAGCACGCGCAATAAAGAGATTCATCCCCGGCTCGCCGCGAAAAATGCGGCTTGTCGCTGACCTGATCCGTGGCAGGAACGTCGAGGATGCAATCAACATTCTGCACTTTTCGCCCAAGCACGCTTCAAAGGTGTGCGAGGTAACACTTCGTTCGGCCATCGCAAATCTCCAGAATGCGAAGGACACCGGGCGTCTCGATCCGCACAACGTCTTCGTTAAAACGGTGATGGTGGACGGCGGCCCCATGGCGAAACGTGTACTGCCGGCTCCGATGGGCCGCGCGTACCGGGTCCGCAAACGGACAAATCATCTTACAATCGTCGTTTCCGAAAAAGAGTAG
- the rpsS gene encoding 30S ribosomal protein S19, protein MARSLKKGPFVDEKLFAKVEQLNATNQKRVVKTWARRSTIPPDFIGHTFAVHNGNKFIPVYVQENMIGHKLGEFAPTRIFRGHPGTKAEKASR, encoded by the coding sequence ATGGCTCGTTCACTCAAGAAAGGTCCGTTTGTGGACGAGAAGCTGTTCGCGAAGGTGGAGCAGCTCAACGCCACGAATCAGAAGCGCGTCGTGAAGACTTGGGCGCGTCGTTCGACCATTCCGCCCGATTTTATCGGGCATACCTTCGCGGTGCACAACGGCAACAAGTTCATTCCGGTGTACGTGCAGGAAAACATGATCGGGCACAAGCTCGGCGAGTTCGCACCCACCCGCATTTTTCGCGGGCATCCCGGAACAAAAGCAGAAAAAGCATCCCGTTAA
- the rplB gene encoding 50S ribosomal protein L2 — protein MAIRKLRPMTPATRYYSIATFEELTRSTPEKSLLAPLSKSGGRNAKGRITSRHRGGGHKRMYRIIDFKRNKIGVPGTVTTIEYDPNRSARIALVTYKDGDKRYILAPQSLRVGEVIESGPTAEIKDGNTLPLQNIPLGTFIHNIELKPGKGGQIARSAGNSAQIVAKEGEYAQVRLPSGEVRMVRMNCMATIGIVSNSDHENISYGKAGRMRWLGVRPQTRGMAMNPVDHPMGGGEGKSKSGGGRQHPVSPWGLYAKGQKTRKKKNQSNKYIIKSRKKK, from the coding sequence GTGGCTATACGAAAATTACGACCGATGACTCCCGCGACGCGATATTATTCTATCGCGACGTTCGAGGAATTGACGCGAAGCACGCCCGAAAAATCGCTGCTCGCTCCGCTCTCCAAGAGCGGTGGCCGCAACGCGAAGGGCCGCATCACCTCGCGCCATCGCGGCGGCGGTCACAAGCGCATGTATCGCATCATCGATTTCAAGCGCAACAAGATCGGCGTTCCCGGAACGGTGACGACCATAGAATACGATCCGAACCGCTCGGCGCGCATCGCTCTCGTGACCTACAAGGACGGCGACAAGCGGTACATTCTTGCGCCGCAGTCGCTGCGCGTGGGTGAAGTGATCGAATCGGGTCCGACCGCGGAAATCAAGGATGGCAATACGTTGCCGCTCCAGAACATTCCGCTGGGCACCTTCATTCACAACATCGAGCTGAAGCCCGGCAAGGGTGGCCAGATCGCGCGTAGCGCGGGCAATTCGGCTCAGATCGTTGCGAAGGAAGGCGAGTACGCGCAGGTGCGTCTCCCGAGCGGCGAAGTGCGCATGGTGCGTATGAACTGCATGGCTACCATCGGCATAGTGAGCAACAGCGATCACGAGAACATCAGCTACGGCAAGGCCGGCCGCATGCGCTGGCTTGGCGTGCGTCCGCAGACCCGCGGTATGGCGATGAACCCGGTCGATCACCCGATGGGTGGCGGCGAGGGCAAGTCCAAATCCGGCGGCGGCCGCCAGCATCCCGTGTCGCCTTGGGGTCTGTACGCCAAGGGTCAGAAGACACGCAAGAAGAAGAATCAGTCCAACAAGTATATCATCAAGTCGCGGAAGAAGAAGTAA
- the rplW gene encoding 50S ribosomal protein L23, with product MSTIIKRPILTEKMTLLGEKRQYAFEVAIDSNKIEIAKAIEKRFSVSVTSVRTIRYRGKTKVHFTRKGRFSGNRASWKKAIVTLAEGQTIELLEG from the coding sequence ATGAGTACCATCATCAAACGTCCGATACTGACGGAGAAGATGACGCTGCTGGGCGAGAAGCGCCAGTACGCGTTCGAAGTCGCCATCGATTCCAACAAGATCGAGATCGCAAAGGCGATCGAGAAGCGCTTTTCCGTGAGTGTCACGAGCGTCCGGACTATCCGCTATCGCGGAAAGACCAAGGTGCACTTCACGCGCAAGGGCCGTTTCTCCGGAAACCGCGCCTCGTGGAAGAAGGCGATTGTCACACTGGCGGAAGGCCAGACCATCGAGTTGCTCGAGGGATAA